The following is a genomic window from Adhaeribacter radiodurans.
ATGCACGCAATGAAAAAAGAGGCCAGGAGGCTTTAAATAATGTACCCGGTGCGGAAGGTGTACTAACCGCCGACCTTAGCAGTATAGATGAAACAATACAACTGGCTTCAAAAGCGAATGCTTTAGGTCCTTTTGATGCAATTATTCACAATGCGGGTGTTTACCAGGTTTCGGCAAAACTAATTTTCGCCGTTAATACATTAGCACCCTATATTTTAACGTGTCTAGTACAAAAACCAAAACGATTAATTTACCTGAGTTCCGGGATGCATTTACAGGGGCGTCCAAAACTGGAAAGTTTTAAATCAGATACTAGCCGAATTACTTATTCAGATTCAAAACTGCATGTGCTGCTACTTTGCAAGGCAGTAGCACGTAAATGGCCAGCGGTTTACGCGAATGCCCTTGATCCCGGTTGGGTTCCTACAAAAATGGGAGGTAATGGTGCACCCGATGATCTGCAAAAAGGATACGAGACACAGGTATGGCTAGCTACCAGTAAGGAAGAGAAGGCAAAAGTAAGCGGGCCTTATTTTTTCCATCAGAAAAAAACTCGCTACAACCACGAATCGGATAACGCATTGCTACAAGATAGATTCTTAAGCTTGTGCCAAGAAATAACAGGTGTTTCATTTCCAGAATAGGATTAAGAAATTTTGATTATTCCTTTTTTAGTAAGCGAATAAAACATAAAAAAATAATAATTGCTTTACAACCTTCCGCTTAAAAATTAGCGAATTAATTCTTTAATTAAGTACAGCCAATACTTTTTTTATCTTATCTGCGGCTAATACCCGTAGGTAAGATATAAAGACTAACATCAAGAATAATGGCCAATAAAATACTTATTACGGGTGCTACCGGCCACATTGGCAACCGGGTAGCGGAAATTTTAAAAGATTATGATTCACTACGTTTAATGAGCCGCCAGCCGGAAGAATTAGCAGACTTTACCCGAGCCGAAAAAGTAAAAGGAGATTACAAAGATAACGCTACTTTGCAAGATGCTTTTGATGGAATTGATACGGCCTTTATTGTATCAGGGTATGCTGCTCCGGGCCAGAGAGCCTTATTACATAAAAATGCCATAGCTGCCGCAGTTATAGCAGGAGTAAAACACATTGTTTATCTGTCTTTTCAGGGAGCTTCGGCAAATAGTAAATTTCCCATGTCGCAGGATCACTTCCAAACCGAGGAATTTATTAAACAAAGTGGTTTATCTTTTACCGTGCTTCGGGATAGCTTTTATATGGATCTGATACCGGAAATGTTTGGCGAGCAGCAATTAATGAAAGGTCCAGGCGGTCGCGGCCAGGTAGCTTGGGTGGCCCGGGAAGATGTAGCTCGTACCATTGCCCAGGTACTGTTAAATCCGGTTGCACACCAGGGCACTTACGACCTTACCGGTCCGGAAGCGCTCACTTTAGCCCAAACGGCCGAACGGCTGACACAAATCCAAGGGAAGAATTATCGGTACCAGGAAGAAACCATTACGCAAGCCATAAGATGGCGAAACGACTTAGGCGCTCCGGCCTGGGAAGTAGCCACCTGGATTGGTTCTTACCTGGCTATTGCGGCAGGAGAAGTTGCCCCGGTAAGCAACGCTGTGGAACAGATTACCGGACAAAAGCCTTTCTCCCTGGAAGCATACTTTACAAAATTCCCGGAAATTATATCTTAACTGCGGGCTCAGTAAGTTTAATATTCTTATCTATCAGTCTGATTATTACCTGGTTTAGTAAAAATGAAAATGCTTTTATGAAGTATAGAATCTAAATAGTAAAGAGTACGACAGGTTATCTTAAAAATGGATAGTATACCAGATAAGTAAATAGACACAAGTTTCAAGATATTAGATGTCAGGCTTTTTACAATTAACTAGTTTAATATCAAAGCCCTATTGTAGAAATTCCGACATCCAGTATATAGAATTAATTTTGTCTGGCTACTTAGTATTTACTAAATTACTAAATAAGTAATTTTAAAAAGCAGCCCATCCAATAAGCTTAAGCCATAGCCATAAGGAGCGAAATATTATTTGTCGGATCTTTCCGTCGGAAACAATTTTGCTACGTAGCAGAATTGTTTCCGACGGAATGACTCTAATACTTTAACGTAATTCAAGCATTTGCTCGCACTTCTCTTGCATTATCCTTGAAGCTCGAGCTAATATTATTAGTTATCAAAGATTTACCTTTATAAAGGTAACATTTTATAAGACAGACAAAATACTATTTACAGACAGTACAGGATAGTATTTCTCTGTATGTTCTGTTAATTACCATCTGCCAACTATCAACAAAACTTGCTATGAAAAAAAAATACGTATCAGGTATTTTTCTTGCTTTTCTAGTTCTTTATTCTTCCTTGTTGTATGGCCAAAATATAAACCCCGATATTTTACAGAAACGATGGGCGGCTTTTTGGCTTACGGTTCCGGATGCCTCCCCAGATGGCTATGGCGTATACTTGTTCCGGAAAACGGTGGAGTTAAACACCAAACCAACAACCTTTATCATTCATGTTTCGGCGGATAACCGTTATAAGTTATACGTGAATGAAAAACTGGTTTCTTTGGGCCCGGCCCGGGGCGATTTAAGCCATTGGAATTTTGAAACCGTGGATTTGGCACCTTACCTGAAAGCTGGTAAGAATATTTTAGCGGCACAAGTCTGGAATGAAGGCGAATATAAACCGGAAGCCCAGATTTCGTTCCGGACGGGTTTTATTCTCCAAGGCGCAACCGCTACCGAAGCAACTGTAAATACCAATAATACCTGGAAATGTACGCGGGATAATAGTTATGCGCCCTTAAAATTTAATGTGCGTTCTTACTATGTTGCCGGCGCCGGCGAAATCCGGAATATGGCGGCTCATCCTAAATCGTGGCAAAGCATAAACTTTAACGATGAGCCATGGCTTAAGCCCCAGCATATATTTAATGGGTTGCCCAAAACCCTTTTGGGTCCTTTTGGTACCACCAATGGCTGGATGCTGGTTCCATCCGGCATTCCTCAAATGGAGTTAAAAGATGAGCGGTTACTTAAAATGGTATCCGTAGAGGGCGGAGTAAAAATCGCGAAAAATTTCCCAACGCAAAAAACTGCAGTTACTATCCCGGCAAATTCGGCCATTACAATTCTACTAGACCAAACGTATTTAACCAATGCGTATCCCAACGTATTCTTTAATGGCGGAAAAGGAGCAGCCATTACGGTAAAATACGCAGAAACGCTGTATTCCAAATTTCCGGTTAAGGGAAACCGGAATGAAACCAAAGGAATGCAATTCTTAGGACGGACAGATAGCATTATATCGGATGGAACTAATGATCAAAGATTTACCCCTTTAACCTATCGCACTTACCGCTACGTTCAACTTAAAATTACGACGCAAAGCGAACCCCTGGTTTTAAATGATTTTTACGGCACGTTTACGGGTTATCCATTCGAGTTAAAAGCTTCCACGGCATCGGGCAGCGAAGAAATAAACAAAATTTTAAACATTGGTTGGCGTACCGCCCGGTTGTGTGCTACCGAAACCTATATGGATTGCCCGTATTACGAGCAATTGCAATACATCGGGGATGGTCGCATTCAGGCCTTAATTTCCTTATACAATACAGGTGATGACCGCCTGGTCAAAAATGCTATAAACCAAGCCGACTTTTCCCGGCAACCCGAAGGTGTTACTTTAAGTCGCCATCCATCTTACACGCCGCAGTACATACCTACCTTTTCCTTGTGGTACATTGGCATGTTGCACGATTACAGCAAGTATGGACCTGATAGTGAATTTGTAAAAAGTAAAATAAGTGGCACTCGTCAGATTCTGGATTATTTTAGAAATTACCAGCAAGCCGATGGTTCTTTAAAAAATGTGCCGCAATGGATGTTTACCGATTGGGTAGATGATAAAGAATGGCGGGCCGGGGTAGGCCCCATGAGTGCTAACGGTACCTCTGCCCTACTCGATTTACAATTGCTGTGGGCTTACCAATTAGCCGCCGACCTGGAAACAAAGTTCGGCAACCCGGCATTGGCCGCTCCATACGAAAAATCAATTACCCAATTAAAAAGTACCATTACCCAAAAATACCTAAATAAAGAGAAAAATTTATTTGCCGACCGGGAAGAAAAAGATACTTATTCCCAACATACCAACTCATTAGCCATACTAACCGGTATTGTTGCCCCCGCAGATATGCCAACCTTGGCGAAACAATTAATTACGAATACCAATCTGGCTCCGGCTTCTATTTATTTTAAATTTTATTTACACCAGGCCTTAATAAAAGCTGGTTTAGGCAACGATTATTTAAAATGGCTGGATAAATGGCGCGAAAACATCCAAATGGGATTAACCACTTGGGCTGAAACTTCGGATCTGGCCAAAACTCGCTCGGATTGTCACGCCTGGGGAGCCAGTCCCAACATCGAGTTTTACCGGACTATTCTGGGAATAGACAGCGATGGGCCAGCTTTTTCAAAAGTAAAAATTGAACCGCATCTGGGTGAAATTACCAACATTAGTGGCGAAATTCCTCATCCGCAAGGTAAAATTGCCGTGCAATATAAAGCCGATAAAAATAAGTGGAAAGTAGCCATAAACTTACCTAAAACGGTTACCGGAACTTTGGTCTGGAAAGGGAAAAGTATGCCTTTAAAGGCGGGAGTAAACCAATTTTCGCTTTAATTAATTTACCAATGTAACCTGCTAAAGGTTTTAACTTAAAGATTCATCTAAATCAAAAATGAATACCCTAAAAAGAAGACAATTCTTATCCCAACTATCCCTGGCTGCGGTTGGCACTGCCCTTTCGGGTAAATTATATGCCTCCTCGTTTTTAGATTCTAAACCCCTAATTGTTGAAGAGTTTGTTCAGACGGAAACAACTTACGGGAAAGTTAAAGGCTATCGATCGGAGGGCGTAAACATATTCAAGGGTATTCCTTACGCTGGAAAAACCTCCGGCAATAACCGGTTCCGACGCCCGGCAAAACTCGAACCGTGGACAGGCGTACGGGATGCCCTTCACCTGGGTGCTCCTGCTATACAAGCCCCGCGAAGAAATGAGCCGGAGCCATCGGAAGACTGCTTGTTTTTGAATGTCTGGACACCGGCCAGTGATAATAAAAAACGGCCGGTGATGTTTTACAATCATGGGGGAGGATTTGTAATTGGTTCGGGCGGTTCTGCCGGTCAGGACGGCGCTAACTTAGCCCGAAACTTTGATGTGGTGGTAGTAGAAACTAATCATCGTTTAGGCTTATTCGGATTTTTATACCTGGATGAAATTGCCGGGCCAGACTATGCCGGTTCGGGCAATATGGGATTATTGGATATAATTGATGGTTTAAAGTGGGTACACGAAAACATCGCCCAGTTTGGTGGTAACCCGGATAATGTAATGATTTGGGGTGAATCAGGCGGGGGAGCAAAAACCTCTTGTTTGTATGCTATGCCAGCGGCAGCACCGTATTTTAATAAAGCATCTATCGAAAGTGGTCCGGGTGTGCGCATGATGGATAAGGAAACTGCCCATGAAAATACCTTGCAGTTGTTGAAACAATTAAATATATCGGCTAACAACTGGCAGAAAATCCTGGAAGTGCCCGCTGCTGATTTATTAAGTATGCAAGCAAAATTGCCGTTCGTGCCACCTTTTCTGGAGAAAAATAAAACCCAGGGCATGATGCGCCGAAACGCTGGTGGGTTTGGCCCCGTGGTGGATGGAAAAGCCCTTCCTCGTCATCCCTTCGACCCGGATGCGCCAGCTATTTCCCGAAACAAGCCTTTGTTGGTAGGCTGGAACGAAGATGAATACACCTTTTTTGCCTGGGAACGAAAAGATACCGAATCTTTCAAAATGGATTTTGACGGCCTATATCAAAAATTAGAGCCGCAGTATGGCCCCGCCGACACCAAGAAAATTATTGAAACTTACCGGAAAGCCCGGCCCAACGCCACTGCTCCCGATATTTTTGTTGCTATTTCTTCCATTACCATGATGGGCCTGGGTTCCATTGACATAGCCGAAAAGAAAGCTAGACAAAACGGCGCTCCGGTTTACCTGTACAATTTTGGCTATAAATCCGAAAACAAAATACCGGGTACAGATTACGCCATGGGAACACCGCACGCTATGGACATTTCCTTTAAGTTTAACAACGAAGTACCACCCAAAAATGGCGAGCCGGCCAAGCCAAGTTTCTTCGGCGGAAACCGGCCGGAACGATTTACTGCCTCGCACAACTTTGCGGAGTTATGGACCACTTTTGCCCGTACAGGCAAACCCGCCGCCCAAAGTGCCCCGGTTTGGCCCGCTTATAATTTAAAAAACCGACCTACCATGCGCATTGATACTAAGTTGGAAGTAGTTAACAACCAATTTAAAGAAGAAGTGGAAATGTGGCGTTCCATCGGGAGAATATAATCAGCAATTTATTTATTAAATAGAGATTGCTGTAAAAACAACTTTTTTAAATTAATAAACTAGACCTTGGTACTATATTAAAAGAAACGGTACAGGATTGTTCAGCAATAAGTCTAATGGCAAAATATACTAGC
Proteins encoded in this region:
- a CDS encoding SDR family NAD(P)-dependent oxidoreductase — encoded protein: MARIFITGSADGLGQLAAKALIDQKYQVVLHARNEKRGQEALNNVPGAEGVLTADLSSIDETIQLASKANALGPFDAIIHNAGVYQVSAKLIFAVNTLAPYILTCLVQKPKRLIYLSSGMHLQGRPKLESFKSDTSRITYSDSKLHVLLLCKAVARKWPAVYANALDPGWVPTKMGGNGAPDDLQKGYETQVWLATSKEEKAKVSGPYFFHQKKTRYNHESDNALLQDRFLSLCQEITGVSFPE
- a CDS encoding SDR family oxidoreductase; this encodes MANKILITGATGHIGNRVAEILKDYDSLRLMSRQPEELADFTRAEKVKGDYKDNATLQDAFDGIDTAFIVSGYAAPGQRALLHKNAIAAAVIAGVKHIVYLSFQGASANSKFPMSQDHFQTEEFIKQSGLSFTVLRDSFYMDLIPEMFGEQQLMKGPGGRGQVAWVAREDVARTIAQVLLNPVAHQGTYDLTGPEALTLAQTAERLTQIQGKNYRYQEETITQAIRWRNDLGAPAWEVATWIGSYLAIAAGEVAPVSNAVEQITGQKPFSLEAYFTKFPEIIS
- a CDS encoding family 78 glycoside hydrolase catalytic domain, which gives rise to MKKKYVSGIFLAFLVLYSSLLYGQNINPDILQKRWAAFWLTVPDASPDGYGVYLFRKTVELNTKPTTFIIHVSADNRYKLYVNEKLVSLGPARGDLSHWNFETVDLAPYLKAGKNILAAQVWNEGEYKPEAQISFRTGFILQGATATEATVNTNNTWKCTRDNSYAPLKFNVRSYYVAGAGEIRNMAAHPKSWQSINFNDEPWLKPQHIFNGLPKTLLGPFGTTNGWMLVPSGIPQMELKDERLLKMVSVEGGVKIAKNFPTQKTAVTIPANSAITILLDQTYLTNAYPNVFFNGGKGAAITVKYAETLYSKFPVKGNRNETKGMQFLGRTDSIISDGTNDQRFTPLTYRTYRYVQLKITTQSEPLVLNDFYGTFTGYPFELKASTASGSEEINKILNIGWRTARLCATETYMDCPYYEQLQYIGDGRIQALISLYNTGDDRLVKNAINQADFSRQPEGVTLSRHPSYTPQYIPTFSLWYIGMLHDYSKYGPDSEFVKSKISGTRQILDYFRNYQQADGSLKNVPQWMFTDWVDDKEWRAGVGPMSANGTSALLDLQLLWAYQLAADLETKFGNPALAAPYEKSITQLKSTITQKYLNKEKNLFADREEKDTYSQHTNSLAILTGIVAPADMPTLAKQLITNTNLAPASIYFKFYLHQALIKAGLGNDYLKWLDKWRENIQMGLTTWAETSDLAKTRSDCHAWGASPNIEFYRTILGIDSDGPAFSKVKIEPHLGEITNISGEIPHPQGKIAVQYKADKNKWKVAINLPKTVTGTLVWKGKSMPLKAGVNQFSL
- a CDS encoding carboxylesterase/lipase family protein, whose translation is MNTLKRRQFLSQLSLAAVGTALSGKLYASSFLDSKPLIVEEFVQTETTYGKVKGYRSEGVNIFKGIPYAGKTSGNNRFRRPAKLEPWTGVRDALHLGAPAIQAPRRNEPEPSEDCLFLNVWTPASDNKKRPVMFYNHGGGFVIGSGGSAGQDGANLARNFDVVVVETNHRLGLFGFLYLDEIAGPDYAGSGNMGLLDIIDGLKWVHENIAQFGGNPDNVMIWGESGGGAKTSCLYAMPAAAPYFNKASIESGPGVRMMDKETAHENTLQLLKQLNISANNWQKILEVPAADLLSMQAKLPFVPPFLEKNKTQGMMRRNAGGFGPVVDGKALPRHPFDPDAPAISRNKPLLVGWNEDEYTFFAWERKDTESFKMDFDGLYQKLEPQYGPADTKKIIETYRKARPNATAPDIFVAISSITMMGLGSIDIAEKKARQNGAPVYLYNFGYKSENKIPGTDYAMGTPHAMDISFKFNNEVPPKNGEPAKPSFFGGNRPERFTASHNFAELWTTFARTGKPAAQSAPVWPAYNLKNRPTMRIDTKLEVVNNQFKEEVEMWRSIGRI